The genomic segment CATCATCACCGACCTCGCCGCGGCCGTCTCCGGCGGCATCGGCGTCGCGGCCTCCGGGAACATCAACCCGAGCCGCGAGTTCCCGTCCATGTTCGAGCCGGTGCACGGCTCGGCCCCGGACATCGCGGGTCAGGGCAAGGCGGACCCGTCCGCCACGGTCCTCTCCGTCGGTCTCCTCCTGCGCCACCTCGGGTTCGAGGCCGAGGCCGCGCGCATCGAGGAGGCGGTCTCCGCCGACCTCGCGGAGCGCGGCGAGACGGTCCGCACCACCGAGCAGATCGGCGACGCGCTCGCCGTACGGGTGGCGCGCTGACCCGGTAGCTCGAAGATCGAGGAGAAGCCGCCGGGCCACGCAGGACACCCGGCGGCTTCTCGTACGCACCGTCCGGGTGTCACCATCGACCCCCGGGCCGCAAACATGCCGTTTCTCCCACGGGACCCCACGAGCGATAATCGAACGAGGGGCCGTGAAAGCAACAGGGAAACTCGGACGTCCTAGTACTGGGCGTGCGGATGTGAGCGCGGTCCGTCACCATCACACGTGAAGGACGAAGTACTCATGACGACGACCCCGAGCATCGAGCTCAAGCCCTCATCGACGCCGCTGGCCACCGCCGAGCGCGAGGCGATCCTGGCGAACCCCGGGTTCGGCCGCCACTTCACCGATCACATGGTGACGATCAAGTGGACGGAGGGCCGCGGCTGGCACGACGGGCAGCTCGTGCCGTACGGCCCGCTCTCCCTCGACCCGGCCACGAACGTCCTGCACTACGCGCAGGAGATCTTCGAGGGCCTCAAGGCCTACCGGCAGCCCGACGGCACGGTGGCCACGTTCCGGCCGGACGCCAACGCCCGCCGCTTCCAGTCCTCCGCGCGCCGCCTCGGCATGCCCGAGCTGCCCGTCGAGACGTTCATCGAGGCGTGCGACCTGCTCGTGAAGCAGGACATCGACTGGGTGCCGGCGCACGGCGGCGAGGAGTCCCTCTACCTCCGCCCCTTCATGATCGCCACGGAGGTCGGCCTGGGCGTGAAGCCCGCCAACGAGTACCTCTTCGTCGTCATCGCCTCGCCCGCCGGCGCGTACTTCCCCGGCGGCGTGAAGCCCGTCTCCATCTGGCTCTCCGAGGACCGCGTGCGGGCCGTGCCCGGGGGCATGGGCGACGCCAAGACCGGCGGCAACTACGCGGCGTCGCTGCTCGCGCAGGCGGAGGCGGCGGCGAAGGGCTGCGACCAGGTCGCCTACCTCGACGCCGTCGAGCACAAGTGGGTCGAGGAACTGGGCGGCATGAACCTGTACTTCGTGTACGGCAACAAGATCGTCACCCCCACCCTGACGGGCTCGCTGCTCGCGGGCGTCACCCGCGACTCTTTGCTGTCGGTCGCCCGTGACCTCGGCTACGAGTCGGAGGAGGCGCGGGTCTCCATCGACCAGTGGAAGACGGACTCCGAGAACGGCACGCTCACGGAGGTCTTCGCCTGCGGCACGGCGGCGGTCATCACGCCCGTCGGCACGGTGAAGTGCAATGCGGGGGAGTGGCAGCAGAGCGGGGGGCAGCCGGGTGAGGTCACGCTGAAGCTGCGTGAGGCGCTGCTCGACATCCAGCGGGGCAAGGCGGCGGACCAGCACGGCTGGATGCACGGGCTCGGGGGCTGAGGGCCTTGGCGGTGTGACTGCAGCCCCGCGGCTTGCGCCTGCGGGGCTGTTGCCTGTCCGCCGTCGTCCGCGGGCCGGTGGGGGCTGATCGCGCAGTTCCCCGCGCCCCTTAAGAACGCCGGCCCGGCTGTGGCTGATCGCGCAGTTCCCCGCGCCCCTAAAGATGCGCAGTTCCCCGCGTCCCTGAAACCCCCGCCCCTGGGCGGCGGAGCCGCTTCAGGGGCGCGGGGAACTGCGCGACCAGCCCCCACCGGGCTGCAGGTGAAGAGCCGAGGGGTCGGCGGGGGGCTGGACGGCGCGGGGCGTCAGGGAGAGGTAGGCCGCCGCGCCCACCACCCCCGAGAGCAGGAAGCTGCAGTCGACCCCGCCGGTCAGGGCGAGGAGCGGGCCCTCGTACGAGGGGAGGGAGACGGCCAGGACGCCCACCCCGGCGCCCAGCGCCCACGCCGTCGTCGCCCGCGCGTTCCAGCCGCCGCGGAACCAGTAGACGCCGCCCCGCGCGCGGCGGTTGAAGACCTGGAGGGCGTCCGCGTCGTACTCCCCGCGGCAGCGCGCGAAGCCGATGAGGGTGATCACGGCCCACGGCGTGCCGATCGCCGTGAGGAGCAGCACGAAGGACGTCATCGCGTCCTGCGCCTCCCACGCGTAGTGGCCGACGAAGACGCAGGCCGTGGCGACGACGGCGACCGTGTACGTGGCGCGGGCGCGGGACGCGCGGGGCAGGATCGCGTCCAGGTCGAGGCCCATGGAGTAGAGCATCAGGCCCGCGTTGCCGACCGATCCCGCGGACGCGGCGAGGAGGAGCGGAACCAGGTACCAGGCGGGGGACGCGTCGACGAGTCCGCCCGCGTAGTCGAGCGCCGCCCGCGCCGCGTACGCCGTGAACGTGCCGAAGAGCTGGGGGAGCAGGAGCCCGGCGAGCAGGCCGAGCCACGCCGCGCCGAGGACCGCGCGGGAGCTGTGGCGGGCCGGGGAGATGTAGCGGGTGTAGTCGCCGAGCAGGGTGATGAAGGCGATCGGGCCGGAGAGGCCCGCCGCGACCAGCGCCAGCAGCCACGTCGGCCAGAACGAGCCGAGCGCGTAGCCCCCCGCGCCGGGCAGCGCGGTGGTCGTGAAGTCGGGGGCGTAGGCCACGACGCCGAGCGCGAGCAGCGCCGTCATGCCGACGGCGAGGACGCGGGAGAGGCGCAGCAGGACGCGGTAGCCGTAGACCGCGCCGGTCACCGTGGCCGCCGCGAGCAGGGCGTAGATCAGGGAGTACGCGAATCCGTCGGCGGGCACGCCGAGGAGGCGGTGCAGCGTGCCGACCATCACGTCGCCGCCGATCCAGATCGTCAGCGCGGTGTAGCCGAGGGACAGGAGCAGGCCGACGACCGAGCCGACGAGCCGGCCGCGGACCCCGAACTGGGCGCCGGACGACGTCGAGAGGTTCGTGCCGGTGCGCAGGGAGACCAGCGCGAGCGGCGCGGTCAGCGCCGTGCCGATCACCGTGCCCGCCACGACCGCGCTCACCGATTGCCACCAGCCGAGGCCGAACGACACCGGCAGCCAGCCGAAGACGATCACCCCCAGGCAGAGGTTCGAGCCGATGAGGATCGAGACGAGATCGCGGGGGCCGCTGGTGCGCTCCCCGTCCGGGATGGTGTCGACTCCGCGCTGTTCTATCGGCATGAGGGTGCCCCTGACGCTCGCTTGGTCCCAATGGTTGCCCCACTTTTGAGCAGCGCTCAATGTGACGTGTAATTGGTCCCGCCGTCAATGCTTCCCGCATGCGGATCTCGTAGTTAGAGTGTTGCTCTAATCAGCTCCTCCCTTCGTGAAGGTGTACGCCATGACCGCTGCCGCCGACGGCTTCCGCATGCCCGCCGAGTGGGCCCCGCACGAGCGCACCTGGATGGCGTGGCCGTGCCCCAACCCGACGTTCGACGACCCGGAAGGCCTCGACGCGTCGCGTCTCGCGTGGGCGAACGTCGCCCGTGCCGTACGCCGCTTCGAACCCGTCACCGTCGTGTGCGGCCCCGCGCAGTCCACGTACGCCGCGGAGCTGCTCGGCCCGGACATCGAGGTGACCGAGCGGGAGCTCGACGACGCGTGGATGCGGGACATCGGGCCGACGTTCCTCACCGACGGCAAGGGCGGCCTCGCCGCCGTCGACTGGACGTTCAACGGCTGGGGCGCCCAGGAGTGGGCCCGCTGGGACCACGACTCCAAGGTCGGGGCGTACGTCGCCGACCTCGCCGGAGCGCGGACGTACGCCTCGAAGCTCGTCAACGAGGGCGGCGGCCTACACGTCGACGGCGAGGGCACCGTGCTGCTCACCGAGACCGTGCAGCTCGGCCCCGAGCGCAACCCCGGCTGGACGAAGGAGCAGGTCGAGGCGGAGATCCACGCCCACCTCGGCACCACCAAGGCGATCTGGCTGCCGCGCGGCCTCACCGCCGACTACCCGGGCCACGGCTACGGCACCCTCGGCCACGTCGACATCGTCGCCGCCTTCGCCGCGCCCGGCGTCGTCGTCGTGCACTCCCAGCGCGACCCCGCCCACCCCGACTTCGAGGTCAGCAAGGAGGTCGTCGCGGCCCTCACCGGGCAGACGGACGCCCGCGGCCGCACCCTGCGGATCGTCGAGGTGCCCGCGCCGACCGTCCTGAAGGACGACGAGGGCTGGGTCGACTACTCGTACATCAACCACTACCTCTGCAACGGCGGCGTCGTCCTGTGCGCCTTCGGCGACCCCAACGACGAGATCGCGGCGGGCATCTTCCGCTCTCTCTTCCCCGACCGGACCGTGACGCTCGTCGACGCCCGTACGATCTTCGCGGGGGGCGGTGGCATCCACTGCATCACCCAGCAGCAGCCGAAGGTGTGATCAAGGAGTACGGAATGGCCGGTCAGGCCCGCGCGCGGAAGAACGCCCCGCCGCGTGAGGACGTGTTGGCGGCCGCCATGGAGATGATCGCCGAGCGCGGCCTGGAGAAACTGACCATGGCCGCGCTCGGCCGTGCGGTCGGCATGAGCTCCGGCCATCTCCTCTACTACTTCCGCACCAAGGACGAGCTGCTCCTGCGCACCCTGGAGTGGAGCGAGGGCCGCCTCGGCGCCGAGCGCGGCCGCCTCCTCGCACGGCGCGGCACGGCGCGCGAGCGCCTCGACGCGTACGTCGAGCTGTACGTCCCCGACACCGTCGGCGACCCGCACTGGACGCTCTGGCTGGAGGTCTGGAACCGGTCCCTCAACGCCGACGAGGAGGGCCGCGACCGGCAGGCCGCGATCGAGGGGGCCTGGCACCGCGACCTGGTGGCGCTGCTCGCCGAGGGGGTCTCGCGCGGCGAGTTCGGCACGGTCGACCCCGACCGCTTCGCGACCCGGCTGCGGGCGCTGCTCGACGGGTTCTCCATCCATGTGGCGATCGGGCTGCGGGGGACGGGCCGGGACCAAGTCCTCGCACATGTGGGGGAGTTCCTGGACGCCGGGCTCGCCACGGACTCCTAGCGGCCCGTCGAGGTTGTACGCACTCCGGCTGATTGCCCGGCGCCCTGCCGGTGCGCTTGTATCCCGGTGGGTATCGCTCGACGGCGAGCGAAGGGAACATCGGGGGACTCGATCATGTACTGCACCCATCGCAAGCGCATCGCGCTGGCCGCCGCCGCGGGCGTCGTCGCGGCCACCGTCACCGCCCTGCCGGCCGCCTTCGCCGCCGACCCGGCCGTGGCGCCCCGCACCGAGGGCATCAGCGTCACCGCGGGGGGCCACGCCGCGAACGGCCGGTCCGCGGGGGCCGTGATCAGCCGCGACGGCAGGTTCGCGGCCTTCGACTCCGAGGCCACCGACCTGGTGCCCGGCGACACGAACGGGGCGCGCGACATCTTCGTACGCGATCTGCGCACCGGGAAGACGGAGCGCATAGCCGTCGCGGGACGCCAGGTCGGCGGGCCGTCCCTGAGCGCCGACGGCCGCTACGTCGCGTTCGTCTCCAGCCCCGCGGACTCCTACTCCGACCGGGATGTGCGCCTGCACGACCGCAGGACGGGGAAGACCGAGCGCCTCGACGTCGAGCTGCCCGACGGGTACCCCGGCGACAGCGCGGGCAGCGTCTCCCTCAGCGCGAACGCGCGCTACGCCGTCTTCGACACGGACGGACCGCGGTTCGACGGCACGGCCGTCTTCCTGCGCGACCGCAGGACCGGCACCACCGAGAGGATCAGCCACCCCTATGCGGGCGGCGACGGTGAGCGCAACGCCCACTCGGCGACCGTCAGCGACAACGGCCGGTACGTCGTCTACGCCAGCTCCTTCGTCAACGGGCCGCGCGGCGACGACTGGAGCGACCTGTGGCTGCGTGACCGCAAGACGGGCGGCCTCTCCCAGATCGACCGCTCCCACGACGGCGCCAAGACGGAGAAGGAGTCCCTGCGGCCGTCCCTCAGCGGCGACGGCCGCACCGTCGTCTTCGAGTCACGGGACACCCACCTCGTGCCCGACGACAACGACGCCTCCTGGAACGTGTTCGTGCACGACGTGGCCTCCGGCCGCAACCAGCGCATCCACGGCACCCAGGGCGGCCCCGGCGAGGTGTACACCCGCTCGCCCGCGATCAGCGCCGACGGCCGGTATCTGACGTACATGTCGGAACTCGCCGAGACGGGCAGCGCGTACGGCAAGGAGTGGCCGACCTACCTCCGGGACCTGCGGAAGGGCACCACCACGCTCGTCTCCCCGGACACGAGCGGCGGCGCCGCGACGGCCGACGTCCTGCCCGGCGGCATCGCGCGGAACGGCGCCCGCGTCACCTTCACGTCGTCGGACGCGACCCTTCTTCCGGGTGACACGAACGACGGCGACGACGTCTTCGTACGCCACCTGCGCTGACGCCTCAGCTGTGCGGGTCCGTGCGGGTCCGTCCTGCGGGCGGCGCGTCCCACGTGTCGCCCGCATCGTGAGACAGGGCCCCCGCGGCGCGGCAAAGCGTGGCAAGCTGCCTCCGTGCTCTCGTTCGCCATGATTATTGGCAGCAGGCGCGCCGGTCCGCAGTGACCGCCTCGTATCCATCACGTACGGGCGGACACCGTCGCCTCGACCCGCGCGCAGACCTCTCGCACCCGCGAGGGGTTTTTTCGTTTCCCGGCCCAACTGCAGCCGGACACGGAGCGCGCGGGATCATGGGGGGTGGTGGAGCCGGTCATTCCGGTAGACCGAGATCCGACACAGGAGCCAGATCAGCATGACGGAAACCAGCACACCCGACGATTCCTTCCACGTCTTCGACACGACGCTGCGCGACGGCGCGCAGCGCGAAGGCATCAACCTCACCGTCGCGGACAAGCTGACCATCGCGCGGCACCTGGACGACTTCGGCGTCGGCTTCATCGAGGGCGGCTGGCCGGGCGCCAACCCGCG from the Streptomyces venezuelae genome contains:
- a CDS encoding TolB family protein, whose amino-acid sequence is MYCTHRKRIALAAAAGVVAATVTALPAAFAADPAVAPRTEGISVTAGGHAANGRSAGAVISRDGRFAAFDSEATDLVPGDTNGARDIFVRDLRTGKTERIAVAGRQVGGPSLSADGRYVAFVSSPADSYSDRDVRLHDRRTGKTERLDVELPDGYPGDSAGSVSLSANARYAVFDTDGPRFDGTAVFLRDRRTGTTERISHPYAGGDGERNAHSATVSDNGRYVVYASSFVNGPRGDDWSDLWLRDRKTGGLSQIDRSHDGAKTEKESLRPSLSGDGRTVVFESRDTHLVPDDNDASWNVFVHDVASGRNQRIHGTQGGPGEVYTRSPAISADGRYLTYMSELAETGSAYGKEWPTYLRDLRKGTTTLVSPDTSGGAATADVLPGGIARNGARVTFTSSDATLLPGDTNDGDDVFVRHLR
- a CDS encoding TetR/AcrR family transcriptional regulator, whose protein sequence is MAGQARARKNAPPREDVLAAAMEMIAERGLEKLTMAALGRAVGMSSGHLLYYFRTKDELLLRTLEWSEGRLGAERGRLLARRGTARERLDAYVELYVPDTVGDPHWTLWLEVWNRSLNADEEGRDRQAAIEGAWHRDLVALLAEGVSRGEFGTVDPDRFATRLRALLDGFSIHVAIGLRGTGRDQVLAHVGEFLDAGLATDS
- a CDS encoding agmatine/peptidylarginine deiminase; the protein is MTAAADGFRMPAEWAPHERTWMAWPCPNPTFDDPEGLDASRLAWANVARAVRRFEPVTVVCGPAQSTYAAELLGPDIEVTERELDDAWMRDIGPTFLTDGKGGLAAVDWTFNGWGAQEWARWDHDSKVGAYVADLAGARTYASKLVNEGGGLHVDGEGTVLLTETVQLGPERNPGWTKEQVEAEIHAHLGTTKAIWLPRGLTADYPGHGYGTLGHVDIVAAFAAPGVVVVHSQRDPAHPDFEVSKEVVAALTGQTDARGRTLRIVEVPAPTVLKDDEGWVDYSYINHYLCNGGVVLCAFGDPNDEIAAGIFRSLFPDRTVTLVDARTIFAGGGGIHCITQQQPKV
- a CDS encoding cytosine permease — protein: MPIEQRGVDTIPDGERTSGPRDLVSILIGSNLCLGVIVFGWLPVSFGLGWWQSVSAVVAGTVIGTALTAPLALVSLRTGTNLSTSSGAQFGVRGRLVGSVVGLLLSLGYTALTIWIGGDVMVGTLHRLLGVPADGFAYSLIYALLAAATVTGAVYGYRVLLRLSRVLAVGMTALLALGVVAYAPDFTTTALPGAGGYALGSFWPTWLLALVAAGLSGPIAFITLLGDYTRYISPARHSSRAVLGAAWLGLLAGLLLPQLFGTFTAYAARAALDYAGGLVDASPAWYLVPLLLAASAGSVGNAGLMLYSMGLDLDAILPRASRARATYTVAVVATACVFVGHYAWEAQDAMTSFVLLLTAIGTPWAVITLIGFARCRGEYDADALQVFNRRARGGVYWFRGGWNARATTAWALGAGVGVLAVSLPSYEGPLLALTGGVDCSFLLSGVVGAAAYLSLTPRAVQPPADPSALHLQPGGGWSRSSPRP
- a CDS encoding branched-chain amino acid aminotransferase → MTTTPSIELKPSSTPLATAEREAILANPGFGRHFTDHMVTIKWTEGRGWHDGQLVPYGPLSLDPATNVLHYAQEIFEGLKAYRQPDGTVATFRPDANARRFQSSARRLGMPELPVETFIEACDLLVKQDIDWVPAHGGEESLYLRPFMIATEVGLGVKPANEYLFVVIASPAGAYFPGGVKPVSIWLSEDRVRAVPGGMGDAKTGGNYAASLLAQAEAAAKGCDQVAYLDAVEHKWVEELGGMNLYFVYGNKIVTPTLTGSLLAGVTRDSLLSVARDLGYESEEARVSIDQWKTDSENGTLTEVFACGTAAVITPVGTVKCNAGEWQQSGGQPGEVTLKLREALLDIQRGKAADQHGWMHGLGG